From one Bacteroidota bacterium genomic stretch:
- the kdpA gene encoding potassium-transporting ATPase subunit KdpA, with product MNTEIVGIVAMFFVTLILAIPLGKYMAKVYRNEATFLDKIFAPIEKGIFKLSGIDAAKEQTWKEQLKALLGIHFLWFLLGMFIFMNQGWLPLNPDHNPNQSAHLAFNTTISFLVNCNLQHYSGETGVSYLGQLYLMFLQFVTAAIGMAAAITVFYALRKGTYKTLGNFYSFFVKSCTRILLPLSTVLALLFLLNGMPMTFEGKQVMTTLQGDTIQVSTGPVAAFVPIKHLGTNGGGFFGANSAHPLENTNYFTNMLEMISQMLIPFAMVFALGYFLQRKKLAWTIFGVMTIGFLALVVPTVITESQGNNVITNMGISNNGGAMEGKEVRFGAAASAYWSIATTVISTGSVNAMHDSFMPISSMNQLLAMMTNCFYGGCGVGILNYFIFIILAVFISGLMVGRTPELMGKKIEVREMKIAMIIALLHPFLILTGTALAIIFPEFTTSTLNNPEAHGFTEMLYEYTSSAANNGSGFEGLGDNTPWWNISTGIVLILARFLPIIGPVAIAGILANKKYIPENAGTLKTDTATFGMMVLAIIVLVAALSFFPALTLGPITEYFSIK from the coding sequence ATGAATACAGAAATAGTAGGTATAGTGGCCATGTTTTTTGTTACCTTAATTTTAGCCATTCCATTAGGTAAATATATGGCTAAAGTATATCGAAATGAAGCCACTTTTTTAGATAAAATATTTGCTCCCATAGAAAAAGGCATTTTTAAACTAAGTGGTATTGATGCGGCAAAAGAACAAACGTGGAAAGAGCAGTTAAAAGCATTGTTAGGTATTCATTTTCTTTGGTTTTTGTTAGGAATGTTTATTTTTATGAATCAGGGATGGTTGCCACTAAATCCCGATCACAACCCTAACCAATCAGCTCACTTAGCTTTTAATACCACTATTTCATTTTTGGTCAATTGTAATTTGCAACATTATTCGGGAGAAACGGGAGTAAGTTATTTAGGGCAACTATATTTAATGTTTTTACAGTTTGTTACTGCTGCTATAGGTATGGCTGCTGCAATTACTGTTTTTTATGCATTGCGTAAAGGAACTTATAAAACCCTGGGTAATTTCTATAGTTTTTTTGTTAAGTCGTGCACCCGTATTTTATTACCATTATCAACGGTATTGGCATTGTTGTTTTTATTAAATGGTATGCCAATGACTTTTGAAGGCAAACAAGTAATGACAACTTTGCAAGGTGACACCATTCAAGTAAGTACGGGACCTGTTGCCGCTTTTGTTCCAATTAAACATTTAGGCACCAATGGTGGCGGATTTTTTGGCGCCAATTCTGCGCATCCATTGGAAAACACAAACTACTTTACCAATATGCTTGAAATGATAAGTCAAATGCTTATTCCATTTGCCATGGTATTTGCTTTAGGTTATTTCCTGCAGCGCAAAAAATTAGCATGGACCATTTTTGGTGTAATGACGATAGGTTTTTTAGCATTGGTAGTACCCACTGTTATTACCGAAAGTCAGGGAAATAATGTTATTACTAATATGGGTATTAGCAATAATGGAGGGGCAATGGAAGGTAAAGAAGTTCGTTTTGGGGCAGCTGCTTCTGCTTATTGGAGTATTGCTACTACTGTTATTTCTACAGGTTCAGTAAATGCTATGCATGATAGTTTTATGCCTATTTCAAGTATGAATCAATTATTGGCAATGATGACCAATTGTTTTTATGGAGGCTGCGGTGTAGGTATTTTAAATTATTTCATCTTTATCATTTTGGCCGTATTTATAAGTGGTTTAATGGTTGGCCGTACTCCTGAATTAATGGGTAAAAAAATTGAAGTCAGAGAAATGAAAATAGCCATGATTATAGCATTGTTACATCCGTTTTTAATATTGACAGGAACAGCTTTGGCAATAATTTTTCCTGAGTTTACAACCAGTACACTCAATAATCCTGAGGCACATGGTTTTACAGAAATGCTTTATGAGTACACTTCATCGGCAGCTAATAATGGCAGCGGATTTGAAGGATTAGGAGACAATACACCTTGGTGGAATATAAGTACAGGTATTGTATTAATACTTGCTCGTTTTTTACCCATTATTGGTCCTGTAGCTATTGCCGGAATATTAGCTAACAAAAAATATATACCGGAAAATGCAGGCACTTTAAAAACGGATACTGCTACATTCGGTATGATGGTATTAGCCATTATTGTTTTAGTGGCAGCATTATCGTTTTTCCCCGCATTAACATTGGGTCCAATAACTGAATATTTTTCAATTAAATAA
- a CDS encoding four helix bundle protein yields MKPHKNLNAWLKSFEIVKELYEVTSNFPIEEKFGLVSQIRRAAVSVPVNIAEGAARKSKKEFIHFLHISLGSLTELDTLILLSTDLGFIKKDESELIILKFDTIGKLVYGLIKSLEKEA; encoded by the coding sequence ATGAAACCACATAAGAATTTAAATGCTTGGCTAAAAAGCTTTGAAATTGTTAAAGAATTATATGAGGTAACAAGTAACTTTCCTATTGAAGAAAAATTTGGATTAGTTTCCCAAATCAGACGTGCTGCTGTTTCTGTCCCCGTTAATATTGCTGAAGGAGCTGCTAGAAAAAGTAAAAAGGAATTTATACACTTTTTACATATTTCTCTAGGGTCTTTAACCGAATTAGATACACTAATTCTCCTTTCTACAGATTTGGGATTTATCAAAAAAGATGAGTCCGAATTAATTATTTTAAAATTTGACACGATTGGTAAACTAGTTTATGGTTTAATTAAAAGTCTTGAAAAAGAAGCATGA
- the kdpB gene encoding potassium-transporting ATPase subunit KdpB, with product MKNNLFDKPLMRKALQQAFVKLNPVSMFRNPVMFTVQIGTVVMFFVCVWILFGETTQGSFAYNLTVFIVLFLTLLFANFAEAIAEARGKAQADSLRKTREETLAKVIKAEMLDVKSEMLSLSQIQPSHILQLTSSQLKKGDVFVCEAGDTIPTDGEIIEGLATIDESAITGESAPVIRESGGDKSSVTGGTKVLSDKIKVVVTTEAGESFLDKMIALVEGASRQKTPNEIALNILLAGFTLVFIIVTVTLKPFADYAHTPITIAAFISLFVCLIPTTIGGLLSAIGIAGMDRALRANVITKSGKAVETAGDVDVLLLDKTGTITIGNRKATHFYPTFGVDEKHFKKCVVLSSMSDETPEGKSIIELANIDPLSYQIENPKFIKFTAETRSSGIDFGHTRIRKGASDAIKHLCEEAGNYFPSDSAEKVKLISSNGGTPLVLAENEEVLGVIELQDIIKPGIQERFERLRKMGIKTVMVTGDNPLTAKFIAEKAGVDDFIAEAKPEDKMNYIKKEQASGRLVAMMGDGTNDAPALAQADVGVAMNSGTQAAKEAGNMVDLDNDPTKLIEIVEIGKQLLMTRGALTTFSIANDIAKYFAIIPALFIVAIPALRALNIMNLHSPESAILSAVIFNAVIIPVLIPLALKGISYKPIGASALLRRNLLIYGLGGVVIPFMGIKLIDILVSVFI from the coding sequence ATGAAAAATAATTTATTTGATAAACCTCTAATGCGGAAGGCTTTACAACAAGCTTTTGTTAAATTGAATCCTGTTAGTATGTTTCGTAATCCAGTTATGTTTACGGTGCAAATTGGAACAGTAGTTATGTTTTTTGTATGTGTTTGGATACTGTTTGGCGAAACTACCCAAGGCAGCTTTGCCTATAATTTAACGGTATTCATCGTTTTATTTCTTACACTTTTGTTTGCAAATTTTGCCGAAGCTATTGCCGAAGCACGTGGTAAAGCACAAGCCGATAGTTTAAGAAAAACCAGAGAAGAAACACTTGCAAAAGTTATTAAAGCAGAAATGTTAGATGTGAAAAGTGAAATGTTAAGTTTATCACAAATACAGCCATCTCACATTTTACAACTTACATCATCACAATTAAAAAAAGGAGATGTGTTTGTATGTGAAGCGGGTGATACTATTCCTACAGATGGTGAAATTATAGAAGGTTTGGCTACCATAGACGAAAGTGCTATAACAGGTGAAAGTGCTCCCGTTATTCGCGAATCGGGAGGCGATAAAAGCTCAGTTACAGGTGGTACCAAAGTATTATCTGATAAAATTAAAGTAGTTGTTACAACTGAAGCTGGAGAAAGTTTTTTAGATAAAATGATAGCTTTGGTAGAAGGGGCTAGTCGCCAAAAAACACCTAATGAAATTGCGCTCAATATTTTATTAGCAGGTTTTACGCTGGTATTTATTATAGTTACTGTTACATTAAAACCATTTGCTGATTATGCACATACACCTATTACTATTGCGGCTTTTATCTCCTTGTTCGTATGTTTAATTCCAACCACCATTGGCGGTTTACTATCAGCTATTGGTATTGCGGGTATGGATAGGGCTTTACGTGCAAACGTAATAACTAAAAGTGGTAAAGCGGTAGAAACAGCTGGTGATGTTGATGTATTATTATTAGACAAAACAGGAACCATTACCATTGGTAATAGAAAGGCAACCCATTTTTATCCAACATTTGGCGTAGATGAAAAGCATTTTAAAAAGTGTGTAGTCCTTAGTTCCATGAGCGATGAAACACCTGAGGGGAAATCAATTATTGAACTGGCTAATATTGATCCTTTAAGTTACCAAATAGAAAATCCTAAGTTTATAAAGTTTACGGCAGAAACGCGTAGTTCCGGTATTGATTTTGGGCATACTAGAATTAGAAAAGGTGCATCAGATGCTATTAAACACTTGTGTGAAGAAGCAGGAAATTATTTTCCAAGTGATTCGGCTGAAAAAGTAAAATTGATTTCAAGCAATGGAGGAACACCATTGGTTTTGGCTGAAAACGAAGAGGTGTTGGGTGTAATAGAATTACAAGATATTATTAAGCCGGGTATTCAAGAACGTTTTGAACGCTTGAGAAAGATGGGTATTAAAACAGTTATGGTTACAGGCGATAATCCATTAACCGCAAAATTTATAGCTGAAAAAGCAGGAGTAGATGATTTTATAGCTGAAGCAAAACCAGAAGATAAAATGAACTACATCAAAAAAGAACAAGCGTCAGGAAGACTGGTAGCCATGATGGGAGATGGTACAAACGATGCCCCTGCTTTGGCTCAGGCAGATGTGGGAGTGGCTATGAATAGCGGGACACAAGCAGCTAAAGAGGCAGGCAATATGGTTGATCTTGATAATGATCCAACCAAATTGATTGAAATAGTGGAGATAGGAAAACAATTGTTAATGACAAGAGGTGCATTGACTACGTTTAGTATAGCTAATGATATAGCTAAATATTTTGCCATTATACCCGCCTTGTTTATCGTGGCTATACCTGCTTTGCGAGCATTAAACATAATGAACCTACATAGCCCAGAAAGCGCTATCCTTTCAGCCGTTATATTCAATGCTGTTATTATTCCGGTGCTTATTCCATTGGCACTAAAAGGCATTTCGTACAAACCCATTGGCGCAAGTGCTTTGTTACGCAGAAACCTTTTAATTTATGGTTTAGGCGGAGTGGTTATCCCATTTATGGGTATAAAACTTATTGATATTCTTGTTTCCGTATTTATTTAA
- a CDS encoding K(+)-transporting ATPase subunit C, translating to MKSYIISSIKLSLLLIIVFSGIYTVFIWGVAQLMPNSGKGEMITHQHKTFYASIGQSFTSDAYFNGRPSAVAYNAAGSGGSNKGPNNAEYLLQVQARIDTFLVHNPSVHKEEIPIDLITASGSGLDPHISIQAAKVQVKRIAFIRKIDEEVLINLINQNTEKPFLGLFGPTKINVLKLNTALDK from the coding sequence ATGAAATCATATATTATTTCAAGCATTAAATTATCTCTTCTTTTAATCATTGTTTTCTCCGGTATTTATACTGTTTTTATCTGGGGTGTAGCACAATTAATGCCCAATAGTGGAAAGGGTGAAATGATTACACATCAACACAAAACTTTTTATGCCAGTATCGGGCAATCGTTTACCAGTGATGCTTATTTTAATGGAAGACCATCAGCGGTGGCATACAATGCTGCAGGTTCAGGTGGTAGCAATAAAGGCCCTAATAATGCCGAATACCTTTTACAAGTACAAGCACGAATAGATACTTTTTTAGTACATAATCCAAGTGTACATAAAGAAGAAATTCCTATTGATTTAATTACGGCAAGTGGAAGTGGTTTAGACCCTCATATATCTATTCAGGCAGCAAAAGTGCAGGTAAAACGCATTGCATTTATACGTAAAATAGATGAGGAGGTTTTGATTAATTTAATCAATCAGAATACCGAAAAACCATTTCTTGGATTATTCGGTCCAACTAAAATTAATGTGTTAAAATTGAATACAGCGCTTGATAAATAG
- a CDS encoding outer membrane beta-barrel protein, whose product MKKVTKKIGILCLIGLQVSNYQTVHAQQKGEPFEGIDQTWQNGNDRRDSSVFKDMKYFTPSIFIDANYTYSFNNPNDNTVVGSTSLARNNEIQLSAIHFGGDFNVNNARARIMTQFGTRSTVVPRNDYSPYRGQYDLANVYRYLSEAYAGYHINKWNGINIDAGLFMSYIGLNSFYQAENWEYQASFTSDNTPWFFNGLRIQIFPNKNWKIEPWLINGWQSYGKFNSMPGLGGSITYLSNNSNLKVVSNNYYGTDAAGIADRKRFHSDNSVLVRYYNNPAKRGINKMAFSLTGDIGFENGGGVNGFTDDAVKGPAQYFASAMFYNRMWFGQNKFAWTIGGGIMTNPGRYLVLYPTGQASPLPNPNNPTQTAGAFPFSANPGDKFEGWDCSTNIDFMPTQHITFRAEFVYRESNVPYFAGKGGVTSQTGYTTTPLDPNWRPDLVKSESRIILAMLFRL is encoded by the coding sequence ATGAAAAAAGTGACTAAAAAAATAGGCATACTATGCTTGATTGGATTGCAAGTAAGCAATTACCAAACAGTTCATGCACAACAAAAGGGCGAACCATTTGAAGGTATTGACCAAACATGGCAAAACGGAAACGACCGTAGAGATTCATCTGTTTTTAAAGACATGAAATATTTTACACCGAGTATATTTATTGATGCCAACTATACGTATTCGTTTAACAACCCTAATGACAATACGGTAGTGGGTTCTACTTCATTGGCTCGTAACAATGAAATACAATTATCGGCCATACACTTTGGTGGAGACTTTAATGTTAACAATGCCCGTGCCCGAATTATGACCCAATTTGGAACCCGTTCAACTGTGGTACCTCGTAATGATTATAGCCCATATCGTGGTCAGTATGATTTAGCCAATGTATACCGTTACTTAAGTGAAGCTTATGCAGGTTATCATATAAATAAATGGAACGGTATCAATATAGATGCGGGTTTGTTTATGAGTTATATTGGGTTAAACTCCTTTTATCAGGCAGAGAATTGGGAGTACCAAGCATCATTTACTTCTGATAATACACCATGGTTTTTCAATGGTTTGCGTATTCAAATATTCCCGAATAAAAACTGGAAAATTGAACCATGGCTTATCAATGGATGGCAAAGTTATGGTAAGTTTAACAGCATGCCAGGTTTAGGAGGAAGCATCACTTATTTATCAAACAATAGCAACTTAAAAGTAGTTAGCAATAATTATTATGGAACCGATGCGGCCGGTATTGCTGATAGAAAAAGATTTCACTCAGATAATAGCGTATTGGTAAGGTATTACAACAATCCCGCTAAGCGAGGAATCAATAAAATGGCTTTTTCATTGACAGGCGATATAGGTTTTGAAAATGGAGGTGGCGTAAATGGATTTACCGATGATGCAGTAAAAGGCCCTGCTCAGTATTTTGCCAGTGCCATGTTTTATAACCGTATGTGGTTTGGTCAAAACAAATTTGCATGGACTATAGGCGGTGGTATTATGACTAATCCAGGCCGTTATTTAGTATTGTATCCTACAGGGCAGGCAAGTCCTTTGCCTAATCCAAATAATCCTACGCAAACAGCAGGAGCATTTCCTTTTAGTGCCAACCCGGGCGACAAATTTGAAGGTTGGGATTGCTCTACCAATATTGATTTTATGCCTACACAACATATTACTTTTCGTGCGGAGTTTGTATACCGCGAATCGAATGTGCCTTATTTTGCAGGTAAAGGAGGCGTAACTTCGCAAACGGGTTATACTACCACTCCACTTGATCCTAATTGGAGACCTGATTTAGTAAAATCGGAAAGCAGGATTATATTGGCTATGTTATTTAGATTGTAG
- a CDS encoding sensor protein KdpD translates to MEQTRKSAQEFLDLIKKSRRGKFKIYIGMSAGVGKSYRMLQEAHSLLRNGIDVKIGFIETHHRKETEELLKGLPIISRRKIFYKGKELDELDVQAVINLKPEVVIVDELAHTNIEGSKNEKRWQDVLEILEAGINVISAVNIQHIESLNSEIKKITGIEVKERIPDSVLAQADEVVNIDLTADELIERLKEGKIYQADKIATALQNFFKSDHILQLRELALKEVASQVERKVEIEITNTLKHDKLMACISSNEQTAKNVIRKTARLANYYNSKWFVLYVQTPYERSDKITLVKQRHLINNFKLATELGAEIIKVESASIAKSIIEQADKLQIKTICIGKPHINLLRIIFATSQFNKLLKKLSSTDIDLVILS, encoded by the coding sequence ATGGAACAAACCCGAAAATCAGCACAAGAGTTTCTTGATTTAATTAAAAAATCGAGAAGAGGTAAATTTAAAATTTACATTGGCATGAGTGCGGGCGTTGGTAAATCATATCGTATGTTACAGGAAGCGCATTCCTTGTTGCGCAATGGCATTGATGTGAAAATTGGTTTTATAGAAACACACCATAGAAAAGAAACAGAAGAATTACTGAAAGGCTTACCTATTATAAGTAGGAGAAAAATTTTTTATAAAGGGAAAGAGCTTGATGAATTAGATGTACAAGCCGTTATTAATTTAAAACCCGAGGTAGTTATTGTTGATGAGTTAGCCCATACCAATATAGAAGGTAGTAAAAACGAAAAACGCTGGCAAGATGTATTGGAAATTTTGGAAGCAGGTATCAACGTTATTTCAGCCGTTAACATTCAACACATAGAAAGTTTAAATAGCGAAATAAAAAAAATAACGGGCATAGAAGTAAAAGAACGAATACCTGATAGCGTATTGGCGCAAGCCGATGAGGTTGTAAATATTGACTTAACTGCCGATGAGTTGATAGAACGCTTAAAGGAAGGTAAAATATATCAGGCAGATAAAATAGCTACTGCGCTACAGAATTTTTTTAAAAGTGATCACATTTTGCAATTACGAGAGTTGGCTTTAAAAGAAGTAGCCTCGCAAGTTGAGCGTAAAGTAGAAATTGAAATAACCAATACCCTTAAGCACGATAAGTTAATGGCTTGCATAAGCAGCAATGAACAAACCGCTAAAAATGTAATTAGAAAGACAGCCCGATTGGCTAATTACTATAACAGCAAATGGTTTGTACTATATGTACAAACACCCTATGAACGGAGCGATAAAATAACATTGGTTAAACAACGCCATTTAATCAATAATTTTAAATTAGCTACAGAGTTGGGTGCCGAAATTATTAAAGTGGAGAGTGCATCTATAGCTAAATCAATAATAGAGCAGGCTGACAAATTGCAGATAAAAACAATTTGTATAGGCAAACCACATATTAACTTACTCAGGATTATTTTTGCTACTAGTCAGTTTAATAAGTTGTTAAAGAAATTGTCATCAACAGATATTGACCTTGTTATATTGAGTTAA
- a CDS encoding ATP-binding protein: protein MKIKTKLTLGIGLLFALIILLGGVSAWYINLLKGDTENILVDNYNTLEFTSGMLASLEVNNNSLIDSFEINLQKQEANITEKGEQESTRRVRRVFEIYKIKPDSHSLKNVLRNQIYEVIDLNMKAIERKNVLAKITAGNATFWIAMVSTLCFVIAFTLFVNLPAYIANPIKKLSDSIKQIAAKNYDERIHFDNHGEFKELAQSFNTMAQKLQEYSQSNLAKLMMSKKRIETLINNMHDPVIGLDEKWDVIFVNEEAIKTVGLKEHEFIGQNAFKLAVNNDLIRLLIKDLTDKNADKTKPLKIYANNKESYFEKETFPIAIIPTGEQIEKLIGHVIILRNVTDYKELDFAKTNFIATVSHEFKTPISAIKMSLQLLDNDKVGTLNEEQKNLLQSINDDTNRLLKITAELLNMTQVESGNIQLTIKPSEAQSILHYALESVKTQAEQKQITLLVTKLEPLPPIMADSEKTAWVLTNLLSNAIRYSPQKGNVTVQVKTNESQNKVNFIIQDNGQGIASEYKDKIFDRYFRVPGTQTEGTGLGLAISKEFVEAQGGTIQVQSELGKGSTFTVSLASVA from the coding sequence GTGAAAATAAAAACAAAACTTACATTAGGCATAGGCCTGTTATTTGCCTTGATTATATTATTGGGAGGAGTAAGTGCATGGTATATTAACTTATTAAAAGGCGATACCGAAAATATTTTAGTTGATAATTACAATACGTTAGAATTTACCAGTGGTATGCTAGCTAGTTTAGAAGTCAACAACAATTCATTGATTGACTCTTTTGAGATTAACTTACAAAAACAGGAAGCCAATATTACTGAAAAAGGAGAGCAAGAAAGTACACGAAGAGTAAGGCGTGTTTTTGAAATATATAAAATCAAACCAGATAGTCATAGTTTGAAAAATGTATTGCGTAATCAGATTTATGAAGTGATAGATTTAAATATGAAAGCCATAGAAAGAAAAAATGTGTTGGCTAAAATAACAGCAGGCAATGCTACTTTTTGGATAGCTATGGTTAGTACTTTATGTTTTGTTATTGCCTTTACACTATTCGTTAATTTACCTGCATACATAGCCAATCCTATTAAAAAATTGTCTGATAGTATTAAACAAATAGCTGCTAAAAATTACGATGAACGCATTCATTTTGATAACCACGGTGAGTTTAAAGAGTTGGCTCAATCATTTAATACCATGGCGCAAAAGTTACAAGAGTACAGTCAAAGCAATTTAGCCAAGTTAATGATGAGTAAAAAGCGCATTGAAACCCTCATTAATAATATGCACGACCCGGTGATTGGTTTAGATGAAAAATGGGATGTAATTTTTGTGAACGAAGAAGCTATTAAAACAGTAGGTTTAAAAGAGCATGAATTTATTGGGCAAAATGCTTTTAAGTTAGCTGTGAATAATGACTTAATTAGGTTGTTGATAAAAGATTTAACAGATAAGAATGCCGATAAAACAAAGCCCTTAAAAATTTATGCCAATAACAAGGAGAGTTATTTTGAAAAAGAAACGTTTCCAATTGCCATTATACCTACTGGTGAACAAATAGAGAAATTGATTGGGCATGTTATTATACTCCGCAATGTAACCGATTACAAAGAACTCGATTTTGCAAAAACCAATTTTATAGCTACCGTTTCGCACGAGTTTAAAACACCCATTTCGGCTATAAAAATGAGCTTGCAGTTACTGGATAACGATAAAGTAGGCACATTGAATGAAGAACAAAAAAACTTATTACAAAGCATTAATGACGATACTAACAGGCTGTTAAAAATAACAGCGGAGTTGTTAAATATGACTCAGGTAGAAAGTGGTAATATTCAATTGACGATTAAACCAAGTGAGGCGCAAAGCATTTTGCACTATGCATTAGAATCCGTAAAAACACAAGCAGAACAAAAGCAAATAACATTGCTAGTAACAAAACTGGAACCATTGCCACCTATAATGGCTGATAGTGAAAAAACAGCATGGGTGTTAACCAACTTATTATCCAATGCTATTCGTTACTCTCCGCAAAAGGGGAACGTAACGGTACAGGTAAAAACCAATGAAAGCCAAAACAAAGTTAATTTTATAATACAAGACAACGGACAAGGAATAGCATCGGAATACAAGGATAAAATTTTTGACAGATACTTTCGCGTACCTGGTACACAAACCGAAGGCACGGGTTTAGGCTTGGCCATTAGCAAAGAATTTGTAGAGGCGCAAGGTGGCACCATTCAGGTGCAAAGTGAATTAGGTAAAGGAAGTACTTTTACTGTAAGCTTAGCAAGTGTGGCTTAA
- a CDS encoding gamma-glutamyl-gamma-aminobutyrate hydrolase family protein (Members of this family of hydrolases with an active site Cys residue belong to MEROPS family C26.) translates to MKKWILFLSVLFLISHYQTVAQTIILISKDKSENIKKWLLQSDSSVVTKEFYFLSPDSQQYYLAKSNGIVIGGGEDINPGLYKQEELISDCGKIDNYRDSIEYILIKHALKNKKPILGICRGQQILNVATGGSLIVDIPKTGKTTMQHSQPGIDSVHWVLFDKKSWLQNTTHLDSIMVNSSHHQAVDKISPLFKVTARGNDGIIEAIEWKDNNHPFAAAIQWHPERLYNQASRNMSLSFVKKVKAH, encoded by the coding sequence ATGAAAAAATGGATACTCTTCCTTTCGGTTTTGTTTTTAATAAGCCATTACCAAACGGTAGCGCAAACGATTATTCTTATCTCAAAAGATAAAAGCGAAAACATTAAAAAATGGTTGTTGCAAAGTGATAGCTCGGTTGTAACCAAAGAGTTTTATTTTTTATCGCCCGACTCACAACAATACTACTTAGCCAAGAGCAATGGCATTGTTATAGGTGGTGGCGAAGACATTAATCCAGGTCTTTATAAACAAGAGGAATTAATAAGCGATTGTGGTAAAATAGATAATTACCGCGATAGCATTGAGTATATTCTAATAAAACATGCACTGAAAAACAAAAAGCCTATTTTAGGTATTTGCCGTGGGCAACAAATATTAAATGTGGCAACCGGTGGCAGCTTAATTGTCGATATTCCCAAAACGGGTAAAACTACTATGCAACACTCACAACCGGGTATTGATTCAGTGCATTGGGTTTTGTTTGATAAAAAATCGTGGTTGCAAAACACCACGCATTTAGACAGCATCATGGTAAATAGCTCGCACCACCAAGCGGTAGATAAAATTTCGCCTTTGTTTAAAGTAACGGCTCGTGGCAACGATGGTATTATTGAAGCCATTGAATGGAAAGACAATAACCATCCTTTTGCAGCGGCTATTCAGTGGCATCCAGAACGCTTGTATAACCAAGCTTCGCGCAACATGAGTTTATCGTTTGTAAAAAAGGTAAAAGCACATTGA